The segment GCCGAGTGTCGATATGAGGCTGTTGCATGTTCTGGTGACGGGGAAGCCCTGCCTGGTTGGGCGGATTGGTCGTGAGACATGCCCCTTCGTGTGGCGGCGGTGAAATGGCTATCTGAAACCTCACTGTCGGGCGTTTGTACTCGGGACTAGGGCACACGGCGCGGCGAGAATATCGATGAGAAGCGTAGCCCGACTCGGGGTGGATATTGGGGGCCGAGGCCTGGATCTCGTCCAACTTGGCAAGGCTCAAAGTCCCCCTCCCCGAGCGGTGGGAGTTGCGCGTTGTGTGTGTCCAACAAGTGTCGGGGTTGCTGGGAAATCACAGGCCGACCAGGCCGGGCCAGGTTCGACGGCGCCGCGGGGCGTCGCTTTGATTTTGAAAGGAGAATAGCAGCAGGCAATGTCGCTGCTTTATAATCGAGAGCACCGCGCTTGAATCGCTTGAATCATTCGAGCCGATGCCGGTTGAAAGGGACTGGCGGATACTGCGGGGAACGCACCGAAACGCTCCCACTCGCAGAGACCGTATCCCACCTAGCGAACAGCCGCGGCCATTGGCCTTTTTCAGACGTGGAGAGGAATTCGAACAATGTAAGGGACCAAGTGAATGGTCGTGCGAGCTCGGGAGACGGGCGACAGGAAGCGACGACAAGTAGGCGGTTTTTCGCGGTGGTATGGGTGGTAAGTGTacgggagaggaggagagttGGAGTGTGGTGGATTGTCCAGGTGAGGTCAGGGCCCAGAGTGAGGAAAAATGTGGACGCTAAACATGGTGGAGCGGAGAGCATGACGAATGACGAGATCGCTAACATTTGGAGGGCTGCAGGCCGCTAACGGACCTGGACGGAGTTGCGCCCCAGTGCCCGCGGCGCGGCCTGTACGGAGCCCCGAGAACTCCAAATGTTCAATGCTGGATGGACCAGCCAGACGTGGAGCAGTTACTCCGTGCCAGCATCCCAACATTACAAGCTCATCAACCACCAGCGCTTGCCAGCCACAGCATGTGCTCGATATCAATTGGCCTTCTTGATGctacgccgtcgccgtgcgCATGTGTACATGTACGTGCTGGCATCCCCCCATGCGTCcagatactccgtacgccgaGAGCGCATTGTCGTCGCGGAATATTTACCAACGCCGAACAGCGGAGGCGAcgtggaggcggcgacgcTTGTTTGAGATTGAGCAGTGTTTGCCAGCCGTTCTCTCATCCCACCTTGGCGTCTGGCTGCAGCCCATGATCCAAGACACCAGCACCATCTGACCAGTTGGCATCTTTACACACCGGCCCTGTCCCTGCACGGAGGAGCGGGTGGCCTTATCAGTCTGGTGTCCATTACTCAATCCTGCATCATCGTGCAGCAACGTCGCGTGCCGGCCACCGCGCCGCTTAACTCGGTAGAGGCATCCTCGTAGCTTTAAGGTCTTCGGCTCACGTGGGTACAAAACAAGGAGCGACGGCGCCCTGAACCCTGGGAATGGGTTCGGAGCTACGGTAAGGCGGATCCCGTGGGAACCGTCGATGGTCTAACACAGACATGGGACAAAGGCCTCTTTCTTGTTCAGTTGCCGAAAGCTGAGCGTGCAAGGAATGCCCCAGGTGCAGGGCGCACTTCTGGTGTCAAGGCTGGGAGCAGCCGGTTGCAGAGCATGCCTCGGCTGCGTACTTGGCATTGTCCTGCAGTGTAGCACTCACAAGGGCAGTGATCAACTCTAGCTCCTGTGCTTTCAGGCACCGTTCTTGTCAGCGAAATCATCTGATTCCAAGGTGTTGCGACCATCATGTTCCGACGATTATACCCGAAAGTTGCTACCTGAGGTTTCAAGGAATAATGGCCCAACACTATCTAGGACATGATTGGAACACGATTGAAACAGGGACTCCAAGGGCATAAATCCCcaagtaataaaaaaagacagaaaaagaaaaagagaataaaaaaaaagaaatatcCATCTTCGCGATATTTTATAAATCTGCTTCCCGCGACGCCAAACCTGGCATGACGCCGGGCACAACGGAACAACGTCCGTAACAAACGTCCCATCTTCCCATCACGTGCAAGCCACCGTTTCTTTCCGGGAGCTCATGAATCACGTGACATTCCGAACGGCTCCCCCCAATCATCGTCGCCGCATTTCACGCATCCCGGGTAAAAAAGGACAGCCCAGATCTCACTCACCTCACCTCTATATCTCACACTCCGACTCCTCCCCAAAGTCAACCAGCCCCATTGCCCATCATGAGCGGCTACTCTCTGGCTCCCTTCATCCTCCGCCGCCCCTGGCTGGCCAACATGGTCATGCCCGCCGCCAACTGGTACGCCAATGCTGCCGGATACAAGAAGCTCGGCCTGAGGTACGCAACACACCCCCAACACATCCCGACTCCCGACTCCCAGCAAGCCCGCACCTTCTGGCCCCCCAGATCTCGCTCCCGCCCGACGGACATGTCCCAGCAACAGATAGGGGCTAGCAAGAGGACGGCGTTTCGCACCAATGGCCTCCAATGGGCCACCGCAGACCCTCAAACTGCCGCCGCGAGTACAAGGACCTAGCTAACCCCAGCACGACGCAGATACGACGATCTCGTCGAGGAAGAGCGCGAATCCACCCAGATTGCCCTCAGGCGCCTGTCATCCAAGGAGTCGTACGACCGCATCTACCGCATCCGCCGCTCCGTCCAGTGCAGCTACCAGCACAAACTGCTTCCCAAGGACCAGTGGACAAAGCCCGAGGAGGTGCGTCTACCCACCCTCCTTGCATGGGGGGACGTAGGTCCGCTAACAAACGACAGGATACGCCCTACCTGCGCGACATCATCGCCCAGGTCGAGACCGAGCTTGCCGAGAAGGATGCCCTTGACTCAATGACCGTCGCGAAGCGACACTAAGGGGGTGCTTGGGATGTGgaagggcaaaaaaaaaagggaataGGGGGACAATTGGCAATACTGCGCGAGCAAGTTTTGCGCGACGATCAACAGACTTGACTGTCGAGTGTACGCTTACCGGAATTAGTTGTTAGTGGATAGACGTGCCTAAATGTAAAGGAAACGCGGCAAATCGCCTAGTGCAATATACAACTTCTCACGTGTATCTTTTTCCATCCAACTGGTTGTCCGACGAGAGGTAGTTCGGGAGAATGGACTTGAGAGTAGCATAAAATGCTAGCGCAAATACATAAAGCAATCATCAAGTACCCTTTTGCGGCCTCACCTGCAAGCCCCTATTCATATACTCCCCGCGCGGCCGTGCACACAAAGTCTGAAACTAGTTTAAATGGCACTGGTAGTAATGATGCTTAATTCTTCTGTTGTACAGTGCAGTGTGCTATGTAATAATGCCCCTCATTTCTCTTATTAATATGACACAGTCCACTTCTTCCCCCAACGAGTTCAAGAATTCTAGTCCCCAATATTACATGCGCTGATAGAACAACAAGTACGCCACCTTGTTGTCTTTGATGTTGTCCTTGACCTGTTTGTCTTGTGAGGGTGCGTTGGCGCTATTGACTACGCTGCTCCATCTCTTGCCTCCGCTGGCAGAAGTTGTGACCTGCTTCCAGCCATCCTTGTCCCCGGAGTCTTCGTCGTCTATTGCGCCAAAGCGGTTGGCTGAGGCACTCGCGGATGAGTTCTGCTCTTTGCGGGTATCCTTGACCTCTTCCTCGGCTCCAATTCTGGCAACCTCTTCGCTGCGGATCCGCTGGAGTACGGTGTCGTCCATGCGAATCCactcttggccgtcttgccgaCGCACATCAACTGTGTAGTGGCCGCCGCTGGCGTTCTTTCCATGATGGTACACAACACTAATTAGTTTATACCGGGGCAAAGGCCCGTCGCCAATGTTTTGACGGCGCTGTCTGGAAAGCGCCTCACGCGGAATTTCAAGCTCCAAGGGGTATCCGATTTTCTTCCAAATCTTGATGGTGCCGTTGGCTGTGGCATCGAACTGGAAACGTTTGAGGTGCAGGATGAGAACTGGCGGCAAAGATTCAATAAAGACCTGTTTTGTGGCCAGTACATCCTTGCCCCGAGGGGAATTGAAATCTCCTTGGAGGCGCTCGGGCCTGGTAAGCCCTCTCAGGGCATCCACGACATTCCGTACATCGGGCGATCCAATGTCCAGTTGTAGCGGCTGGTACGGCTCCGTAGTAATAGAATCCTTGAGCCCCGGGACCCGGAATTCGGATCGCAACAGTCCACCAAAGATCTTCGTTATGGGTGAGGAGGTGTTTGATCCCGATGATCGACTGACGGCGGCTTTCTGCTTGCGGCCAACCTCAAGCCAGTCTCCTGAAGGCGCGGCAGCTTCGTGGTCAATATACTTCTCGTCTGGAACTTGTTCTGTTTCACCAGGAAAGGACTTGTTCATAACAAGAGTGCATTCGTCATCCAGGGACTGAAGGAGGAAGCCAAGGAATTCCTCAGCATCTTGCTGGTGACCACGCTGGTATGTATTAGCACAGATATAAACGTGGATATCCTCGCAATTGGAGCTATACGTACTCTCATGCTGGCAAATCGTGGAAGCTGCCTTATGGCTTCGTAAACGAATTCTGGAGTAAAGGGCTCGCCGTATAGCTCAAAAACCTGAGACTTCAAAGTGCTGCGAAGCTGCTTAGAAGACGACGCAGATGCGAGAACCTTGAACTCCTGCAAAAACATGACCCTTTTTATTGATGTTAGAATCTGATAAGAGCCGAGGGGCCAAAATCTGGCTTACATTGCATCTACCAGAGGTGTTTCACTCTTGAAGCTGTGAGCAGCCCTTTTGCTTACTTGATCGAGAAAGTCGTGGAAAGGAGCACAAAACATGAGCACTTGCAACACCTAGACAATGGTTAGTAGTCAGCAATTGGTGTGACTCTGAACAAGGACATACAGAATTCATATAACACATGTTGCCTGTGTTAACGAGACCACGAGGCTCAATCAACGTAGCCTTTTCAGTGCGGTCGACCTTGAAGGATCGGATGGCTTCCCCTAAGAGACTCCTGTTGGCCTGGGAGAATTTTGACCCAGGCATATCGGGAACTGTAGCagcctcgacggcatcgccATTGACCGATGTAGTAGAGCTAATACTGTTCAAGGTTGTCACGTTCTGGGCGGCCGGCTTCGCAAAGAGGTTTGCCCAGCTGGTTGGTGCAGCCTTTACCGGAGGAGCTGGTGCAATAGCCCGTTCGTCTGTCGCCTTATCATCCTCGGTCGTGGCACTTTTGTCACTCTGAGAAGACCCCTCCCCATTTGGGGCGCTGTTGGCGCTGTGGCCGTTCGTCTTCTGACCGCGACCTTCCTCGGGTGCTGTTTCGGAGAGAGCGGGAGTCGCATCACAAGATGCGGTTGGGGACTGACTAGTATGGGCGCCTACAGCAGGCTTAGAGTCGGACTCGGCCGCGTCGCTTGTAGGTGGTTCAGCCTCTGTAGGAACTGCTTTGGATGCAGCAGCATTGGTTGAATCGGTAACACCTTCGCGTTGTTCAATGAGAAATGAAATGGGTTGCTCGTTGAGGGGAAGGAGCCTTCTTTTTGTTCGGGACCGGCGAGAACGTTGAGGAAAGAGAGCATCAGGTCTGGAGAACCAAGGAAGCTGGTTTCGGGGATTGTTAGCTCACAGAAAATTGCGTCATACCCGGCCTACATTGGCACGACTTACAGGAGGTCGAAAAGGCTCTTGCTTCAGCACCACGACAGGCTTCCTTGGCCCCGTTGGCTGTGGCGCTTCAGTAGGTTGTGGCCGAGGTTGCGATTGAGAAGGATCCCGTTGAGCAGTCTGTGGAGTGGGAGGCGTCTGGGGGGGAAGCATCTGTGATGAATGAGTCGATGACGGGGTCTGCGGCGGGATCGGAGCAggtgctggaggaggccgaTATGGCGTCGCGAGATTCGGTGACTGTTGGTTTGGGCGCGGATAGTTCGGAGGGACGCTGACGCCTACCATGGGAATGTATTGATGCATGGCGGGCGGTGATCTTCCATACGTCTGGTAGGGAGCGTAGGTCGGTGATGGCACACCCCCGCCGGGGTATTGCGGAGGCATGCCATAATACTGTTGCTGCGACGCATAAGACATGTAATTCGGATATATCGGGCCCGTGTGTTGATGGTGTCGCGGCATAATATGGTTCCTGGTGGTCCGACGGTAACCCGCGAGGGCTGCGGCTGCGTGGGCGGCGCTTTGCCTCAAAAGAAGTCTTTATGCCAAGGCCTGTAATGCGGTCGGAACTAGTCAAGCGGTTCGCATGATGTCGAAGAGGTGCGCGGTGCTGCTTAAATGCGAAAGAGCAAGGCTCATCAGCTAGGTGACACAGAGAAGACAAGGCGTTTAGCGACGCCCGAGTATATTTTCTTTTGACTTTAGTCGCCAACTCTTCAACTGAAATAGAGTTTTCTTATGCTCCATCCCTCAACTCCTTccagaggaaaagaaaacgatGCCACGGCACACTCGTTCCACGCGTGACTGACGTGGGTGGCAGCCAAACTGGAAATGGTGCCGGGGATGACGTACCAATGGCCTGGGCCGCAGTTGAACAGCAGCAGGTACAAACAGACGATTGCGATCTGAAGGTGACGGAGTTTGGGAACTTGTGAACCGAGGCGGAAGCTGATTCGAGACACCGCAAAGTTTGAGTCGAGACACTTAGCAGCTCCGAATAattacccgtcagcgacttagtggacgagccacttaGTCAGCCACAGAAACAAGGGACAGCCACAGAAGCCGGGGATAGCCTCACGTGATTTTTCTACTTCTCTTGCTCCGAATGTATTTTCTACGAGAAGAGAACCTTGTTAACAATCAGATGAATTATCATCTTACGAATTCTTTTGACAAACGCTTCTGACCTAATGCGAGGCCGACACAGTAAAATAACTTTCAATTGTGATGGCTGCAACGAACCCACCGAGCGATTCTAGTCGACGAGCCGCGCGACGGATTGATGTCGCGACGGATTGGAAGTTGCCTTGGTGAAGATATATACCCTGGGATTGTGTCTGAATGCTGAGACCTGCATGTCTCCCTGCCTTTTACCTTCACTGAATACAGCAAAACCTTGCGTATGAGATATTGCAACTACTCGTTACACAATGAATCCTACGGGGCTCGTGATATCCGCGGGCTTGCATTTTTGGCAGTTGAGGTCACAACATCATATATTTTCCTAGTTCAAAGCCTACGCTAATATGCAGTGGCATCTTGTAGCAATAGCCTGATGAGTGAGGTATCTCGACTGGTCAACTACTCTCTGCCGCCTACTCTGTTAGTGACACGTAAGAGCATCGGAATACTCAGGTCAAGCAGCCGAAAAGTGAAAGCTGTCATGCCAGGGTGAATTGCGAGCCCGGGTTTACTGATGTTGCAACTCATATCCCAGAGGGAAGATGTACCgcgtccatcatcatcatcaactcGGGCTCCCTCACCACTAACCGGTAGCACACCCGGCTCTCCATGACCACAATCCATCTCCAAACAGCACGTCTGCTCAGGCATCACCAGATACCTACTCCGGATACACCATCTTCCTAGTCActccgccatcaacaaccaTCTCGACGCCACTCACCCCCTGCGCATCAACCAAATACGCAACTGCCCTTGCAACATCGTCCACCTTGCCAACCCTCCCCGTCAAATGCCACCTCATATCCTCCTCGCTCAGCCCATCCTGCCACGCTACCCCCTTCTCATCCGCCTCTCTGCACTCGTCCCCGACGTGTATCCAGCCCGGCAGAATCGCATTCACCCTCACGCCCTTTCCGCCCAGCGAAACCGCCATGCTCTGCGTCAGCCCCAAAAGCCCAGCCTTTGTCGCCGAGTACGCCTCATTATCGGGCTCGCTCATCACCGCCCTTGTGGAG is part of the Metarhizium brunneum chromosome 4, complete sequence genome and harbors:
- the qcr7 gene encoding Cytochrome b-c1 complex subunit 7, giving the protein MSGYSLAPFILRRPWLANMVMPAANWYANAAGYKKLGLRYATHPQHIPTPDSQQARTFWPPRSRSRPTDMSQQQIGASKRTAFRTNGLQWATADPQTAAATRRRYDDLVEEERESTQIALRRLSSKESYDRIYRIRRSVQCSYQHKLLPKDQWTKPEEDTPYLRDIIAQVETELAEKDALDSMTVAKRH